The Nocardia vinacea genome contains the following window.
TCCTCACCTGCTTCGAAGACGAGGTCGCCTTCACCTTGCCGGACATCGAAGCGCTACTGGCCGAACCCGACGACACCACTGACCTCGAGGAGAACCAGCGATGAGACCGCTGCATCTGAAATTCAAAGGCTTGCGCTCATATCAGCGCGATCAGGAAATCGACTTCACCAATATCAACCTGGCCGCCATCATCGGCAATACCGGCGCGGGGAAATCATCGATCCTGGAAGCGATGTGTTTCGCTCTCTACGGCTACCCCACATGGGCCAAACAAAACAGCAGCTGGCTGGCAGCCCACGGAGGCGACGGCGCCGTGCGCGCCGAGCTGACCTTCCGGGCAGGCGACAAAACCTGGTGTGTGCGGCGAGCGACAACCATCGACAACTACAAACGGACCGATGCCCTCACCTGCCGGGACACCGGCACCACCATCACCGGGTTCAACGAGGTCACCGCCGAGATCACCCGAATCATCGGCTTCGACCACGACGGCTTCCTCAAAGCGATCGTCCTTCCCCAAGGCCGATTCCAGGAACTCCTGCATGCCAAGACGAAACAACGCGCCGACATCCTGGAGACAGCACTCGGACTCGACAAGATCACCGACATGCGCGAATGCGCACGGGCCAAACGCGACCAACTGCTCCCAGCCCGGGACAAACTGCGAAACAGGCTCCGCGACTTCCGCGATGATGACCCCGAGAAAGTCATCACCGAAACCACCCAGCGCCTAGCGGAGCTGACCGCGGAGCAGACCACGCTTTCCGCAGAAGCGAACACCTGCAGCCAGGCCAGTGCTGAGCTCTCTCGCGCGACCCACTGCGCCGACGAACTCCGCACCGCTGCCGACCGTCTGCACCAGCGAACCCGGAACCTGAAGCCCGCCGAAACCGAGGATCGCTACCGCACGCTGACCGAGTTGAACGCGCACCTCAAACAGCGGCTCACCGAGACAGACCACGAACTCACCGCCGCAACCGACGAAGATGAGCGACTGCAAGCCCAGCTCGATGCTGCCGAGCACGCAGGAACCGGAGTATCAGGCACCGCCGCAGCGGCGAACACCCTGCAATCACTGCAGAAGGATCTGCCCGAGATCCAAGACGAACTGGCCCGGCTCGCCGAACGCAATACCCTCATCCAGCGCGACCGAGAGCAGCTCGAGCAACGCAAGAACGAACTGCCGACGCTCACCGAGGCTATTACACGGCGCGAATCCGACGTCGCAACAACCGCATCCGCACTCTCCGTAGCCCAGAACACTCTCGAGCTGCACCGCTCTATGTTGCGCACAGCGCGGCAAGCCCACGAGAAATCGGCCGAGGCCACCGCCGCGGTCCAGACGGCGGAAACGGCCGTCGGATCGACGACCGAGGCTCTCGTCGCGGCGCAGCGCGTGTCCGATGACGCCGACAAGCACGTCGAAGACACCGAGACATTGCTGGAAGAGACCCGCCGCCACAACTCCGCAGCCCACGCTGCTGAACACCACGGGCCCGGGGATCCGTGTCCGCTGTGTGTGCGCCCCCTGCCAGCGGACTTCCAGCCGCCGACGCGCACAGACCTCGGCGAAGCGACCACTGCATGGAAGAAGGCCACACAAGACGCCAAACGCGCGGGAGCCGAGCTGTCGCACGCGCGCGCAGCGCGCAACCAAGCCGAACTGACCTGGAAGAGCGCCACCACTGCCGCAGAGCAGGCCGCCTCCGAGGCCGCCACGGCCCTGGACTCACTCGCCGCCGCACTCGGTGACGGTGATCTGGCGCGAACCGACGACTCGCTGCTGGCCGACACGATCGCTGCGGTCCAGCACGCCGATACCATGAACAAACAGGCCCAGGCCGGCCTACAGGAGGCGCAGAACACGCACCGTGACCACTCGGCCGAATTACGGAGGGATGAAAAGGATCTCGCGCGCCGACAGAAGGACACCTCCACCGCGCTTGAGTCCTGCACCAACCGTCGAAACCGCGCAATTCACGACTATCGCTGCATACCAACCGAATTTCGCGACAATGACGCACCGGACCCCGACGCGATCGCCCGCGCCCTCGAACACATCGAGCAACGACGGCACGAACTTACAGCCGTCAGCGACAAAGCAGCGACGATACGCAAGAGGGTGAAAGATCTCACCAAGGAACAGGCCGCCCTGCGTGAGCAGAAATACGCGGACGTCGAGCGACCTGTCCAGCAGCTTGCCGAAGACCTGCGCGTACTCGCGGAGAATGCGACGGCGGTGCCGCTGGGGATCCCCGTCGAGATACCGACCCGCCCGCAACCGTGCTCGATCTCAACAGATGCGGCGTGGTCGCGCGCGCTGCTCGAGGCCACCCAGCGCATCATCGAGACCTGCCGACGAGAAGTCGACGGCTACGACCAGGCGTCGCATCGGGCCCGAGGCACCATCACCTCCGTCCTGACCGAGTTCGGCATGACCACGCCAGAGGCGTTACGAACCAGGATCGGGGCCGTCCAGGAACTCATCGATCAGAGCGAATCCAGGCTCGCGCAGGCCAGGATCGACAAACCGCTTCGGGAGGAGGTGGTACGACGGCTCGCGCTCGTCGAACCCGAACTCGACGCATTGCGTGAACTCGGCAGCCTGCTCTCGGCAGGTACGTTCATCGGATTCGTCCTCAAACGACGGCAACAAGACCTGCTGGGAATCGCGACCAGCGTACTGATGGACATGACACGGGGGCGCTTGGCGTTCCTGCCCGACTTCATGATCATGGACCGGCAGACCTGCCAGCCCCGTGATGTCAAGACGCTGTCGGGGGGAGAGACTTTCATGGCGAGCTTGGCGCTCGCGCTTGCGCTGGTGCAGCTGACCTCCCGCGGCGGCGCAAACATCGACGCGTTGTTCCTCGACGAGGGATTCGGGTCCCTGGACAGCAACACCCTCAGCGAAGCGATGGACACGCTGACCCGCCAAGCCGCCACCGGTCGACTGGTCGCAGTGATTACCCATATGCGCAACGTGGCCGAGAACTTCGACAACATCCTGATGGTCACCAAGGACCGGAACGGCAATAGCGAAGCCCATTGGGCCACACCGGAAGAACGCGATCGAATGATCACCGATGACCTCGGCGGCGGCCTGCTCGAATAGGCATCGCGCGTCTGCGAGAGAAGCGACCGCCATCGTGATATCGACATCCACCCCTCACGGAACAAACCGGAGGTTTCGTCGGGACGTCGGCCGGCCACGGCTCGGCTCGGCGTATCCGGCCGGCGGTCGGAGACGACAGGGTGAGAGCGCCCCCGCCCCGAACCGGCGTATCCATCGGTGTTCGTCCAGGCCGTTGCCCGCGGACTGTCAGCGGTTCGTGTCGGACTATCGAGCTACTGTCTCGAGGTGTGATGGGGGACAATGAGATTGGTGTTATCGGCCCTGACGGGAACCCTGTGGCCGACGTGAGCCCGTCAGCATTGAGCGCGACGCTGGCCGGATTCATGGATAGCTGGCAGCCCCGGCAACGCCGGACCGCCGGGTACCAGTCGCTGCTGTTCAGCAGGCTCGACACCCTGGCGCGCGCACACCCAGAATGGGCGAACTATGACCTGCTGACCCACACGCTGGCGGCATTGCATCTGATCATCGAAGGCGACCGGCTCACCGGAGGGCAATCCCGCCAGCAGATCGTCGACGAGCTGATGCTGCTCGTGCGGCTGGAAAATCCCTCCGACCCTGTGGACCGGCATCGCGACCTGGCGGACTCGATCATCGATCTTCTGCTGAATACCCGTGAGCGGCAGGCGCGGTTCCGCCATCGGTATATGCGGCTCAGATCCGACGGTGTCGTCGAACATCCTGTTCTGTCACTCGCTTTCGTCCGGGCCACCGGAGACGACGACACCTCCTCGCCGGTCCTTCGCCCCACACCCGAGGCGATCAACATCTTCCAGAACTTCTTCCAGTTCGATCCGTCCGATCGCGCGAGCGCCGAACGCTACCGTTCCGAACGGATGCTCCACCGTCGCGACTACGAGGAAGTGAGCTCCTCGATCGGCCGGCGATCGACCACTGTGTACGAGCTACGCACCGGACTCGAGCAGTTGCTCAAACGGATCCACTACAACATTCGCGACGTCGATTACTCCGCGGACGTCGTACCGCATCTCGACACGACGGTGCAGCTGATCGAGGAACAAGTCGCCGCCGAGGAACGGTTCGCGGCGGTGGTCGCCGAGCACCAACACCAGCACGCACCGGATTTCCTTCGACTGCAACGGATCACCGAGCAATTACAGGAACTGATCGGGTCACTGGCCGAGCTGTTCACCGTAGCCACCGCGACGCGACAGGCATATGAGGAAGAACAGGACCGTCAGCTGTTCACCCACCGCCGCACGACGATCAACCCCAAACCGCAACTGCTGGAACCACTGTTCGACCTGCCGTCCAGACAAGTGATCGAACTGCTGGAACATCAGCTACGAGTATGGCTGGGACCGGTCGCACCCCGGGTGACCAACCTGCAGGCCCTCATCGACAAAGGCAGCCCCGCCAAACGGTCCCCGAGATCCGGACCGGTTCCCGATCCCTTCGACGTCGGCGAACTCGGCGACCACACGAGCGAACTGGACCCAGCACTGGTGGCCGCCGTCAATGAACTTTTGGCCACAGTGACACAACCGACCAGCCTCGCAGAACTACTCGCCTCCGCATCAACGCACGCCAGCCGATCTCCGGACTTGTCACCGGCGCAACGGATCCTGCTGCCCTGGGCGGTCGCGGTGACTGTCGGCACCGCCTACACAGGCGGAGCCGAGGCACCCGCAGACGGCGAAGCGGACGTCGACCGTACGCGCGTCGTGGTCGTGCGCACCGGCGCCACGATCGACGCCGGCGCGGTAACCGGGGACGACCTGCTCATACTGCCTGCCGAACCCGAACCCGAACCACACCAGACAAGCCACCGATCGTCAGGAGAACCATGATGGACGGAATCGACACGGGCCGGTTGATCTCCTTCGCCACCAAAATGTCGGTAACCCCGGGACGATCCGGTGAGGCAGCCGAATACGAACGCCTGATCAGGCGATATCAGAGTGACGCGGAATTCCAGCAACTCGTCGACGACTTCCTCGAGGGCGCCCAGTGCGCTGTCAGTAGTGTGCGCACAGAGAGCGGATTGATCCTGCGATCTGACCCCGACGGGCCGTGGTGCTGGCCGGAAGCAGCCAGTGAACTGCCCTGGAACAAGAATTCACCGCGACCGGCAGAGCGGGCCTGCAGAATGCTCGTCATCCCCGCTCTGCTCGCCTTCATTGCCCCATCAGCTGCCGACCTCGAAGACTTGCTGGCGGACCCTACGCTGCGGCCCCCGGCAGTTCCGGTCCGTGAACTCGAAGAATTCATCAGAACCTACGCAGAATATTGTGACCAACAGAACCCGGACCCGGACTCCGACGACCCACCCGTATGGTGGCAGTGGCTGCAACTGACCGCCGTGGGCGACACCCCGACACAGCAACGCGCCAGCCGCGTCGACACCACTCATCTCGTGTACGACGTCCTGCTGTTCTTGAGTAAGAGGGGACTGCTGAGCAAGTCCGGCGACACGCCTGCGCGCGATACCGTCTTCCGTCCGAAACGACGAATCCTGGCCCACTACGAGGATATGTTCTGCGATGAAGTATTCGTGGGGCTACAGAAATTCAGTGCGGTGAACCGGCCTGACGGCGCAACAGGATCGGAAATCCGGGGGGATGCATAATGGGCCCGATCACAGGATTCCGTATCGTCAACCTGCGCGTCAGAGACAACCAGTCCGGCCCGGAAAGCCGCGACAAGGTGGCGTATCCGGATCTCACCCTCGACCTGGACACCGGCGGCCACGTCGTCATCGGCCTGGAGAACGGTGGCGGCAAAGGCACCCTGCTGGGTTTCCTGTTCCACGTCTTCGCGCCCGCGGACCGGCAGTTCCTTCCACGTCTTGCCCAGCGCCGACAACGAAAACAAGGAGATGAGCGGCGGATCGAGCAATACGTCCCTGGGGGATCCCCCACCCATGTCGTGGTCGAGGTCGCCATCCCCGCACGCGGTCCCGCAGGAGCGCGTGGCCCGTCCAAGGTGCTGCTTGGCGCCTGCCTGTCTAAACCTGCCGGTGCCGGCCCGGCCGAATCGGCCGAGGAATTCTTCTGGTCCGCACGGTGCGTCGCCGACAGCCTGGACCTGCGAAGCCTGGCGATACGATCCGGCGACCGGCTGCTGGACCACAAAGAATGGGAATTGTGGCTCAACCGCATGAAAACCGCCCATCCGGACGCCGAAATCTTCACCGAAACAAGGCACCGGAACTGGGAACGCCACCTCAGTGACACCCTGATGATCGACATTGAGTTCGTCACGTCCTGGCTACTGCTCATGAACCAGGATGAAGGGGCCGCCGACCGGGTATTCACTTACGGCTCGTCACGCGAATTCCTCAACACCCTGGTGACGGCCCTCGCGAATCCGGAAAGAATCAACGAGTTCCACACAGCTCTCACCAAACTGTCCGAGGACGCCGATCAAGTAGAGGTGAAACGCGGACGGAAACGCCTGCTGGACAACCTGCTCATCAGCAGTGGAAAGACAGCGCAGCACGTTCAGGAGCTACACCGCCTCGACGCCGGTCGCCGAGGACTCTTCGATGCCCTTCTCGCCACGAGAATCACCATGGAAACACTCACGAGGAGCCTGGCTCTGCGATACGAGTCGGCACGCGAGGACGTCCTCGCAGCTTCGGAGGCGCTGACCGCGGCGCAGGAGTCCTGCACCGTTGTCCAGCTGCACGAGACGCAGGCACGAAGCCAGCTCGCTGGTCTGCAACTAGCCGACTGCACCCGAATTCTCGACAGCCGCAAGGGCGATCGCGAAGCCATCAAGCGCCGCGTCCGGATCGCCGAAGCCGCTGAACGTCTCGCGGACCTGCGCACCGACCAGGCCGAAGCGCAAAGCATCAAGGACGTGTTCGCCGCCAAACTCGAAAAAATGGAACCGGTTCGGCTCGTCGCGTCATCCGCCGCGCAGATGTGGAAACAGCGGGTCCAGGACGAACTCCGAGACCTCGACACCGAACGACAGCAGCAGCAACACCGCGCCGTGTCCGCCCGGGACCTGGAAGACGCAGCCCACGCTCGCAAGGGAACAGCCGAAAGCACGCTGGGCGGATGCAACACACGGATGCGGCGCATCCGGCAGGATCTGGATCTGATCACGCAACGG
Protein-coding sequences here:
- a CDS encoding SMC family ATPase gives rise to the protein MRPLHLKFKGLRSYQRDQEIDFTNINLAAIIGNTGAGKSSILEAMCFALYGYPTWAKQNSSWLAAHGGDGAVRAELTFRAGDKTWCVRRATTIDNYKRTDALTCRDTGTTITGFNEVTAEITRIIGFDHDGFLKAIVLPQGRFQELLHAKTKQRADILETALGLDKITDMRECARAKRDQLLPARDKLRNRLRDFRDDDPEKVITETTQRLAELTAEQTTLSAEANTCSQASAELSRATHCADELRTAADRLHQRTRNLKPAETEDRYRTLTELNAHLKQRLTETDHELTAATDEDERLQAQLDAAEHAGTGVSGTAAAANTLQSLQKDLPEIQDELARLAERNTLIQRDREQLEQRKNELPTLTEAITRRESDVATTASALSVAQNTLELHRSMLRTARQAHEKSAEATAAVQTAETAVGSTTEALVAAQRVSDDADKHVEDTETLLEETRRHNSAAHAAEHHGPGDPCPLCVRPLPADFQPPTRTDLGEATTAWKKATQDAKRAGAELSHARAARNQAELTWKSATTAAEQAASEAATALDSLAAALGDGDLARTDDSLLADTIAAVQHADTMNKQAQAGLQEAQNTHRDHSAELRRDEKDLARRQKDTSTALESCTNRRNRAIHDYRCIPTEFRDNDAPDPDAIARALEHIEQRRHELTAVSDKAATIRKRVKDLTKEQAALREQKYADVERPVQQLAEDLRVLAENATAVPLGIPVEIPTRPQPCSISTDAAWSRALLEATQRIIETCRREVDGYDQASHRARGTITSVLTEFGMTTPEALRTRIGAVQELIDQSESRLAQARIDKPLREEVVRRLALVEPELDALRELGSLLSAGTFIGFVLKRRQQDLLGIATSVLMDMTRGRLAFLPDFMIMDRQTCQPRDVKTLSGGETFMASLALALALVQLTSRGGANIDALFLDEGFGSLDSNTLSEAMDTLTRQAATGRLVAVITHMRNVAENFDNILMVTKDRNGNSEAHWATPEERDRMITDDLGGGLLE